Proteins from a genomic interval of Papaver somniferum cultivar HN1 chromosome 4, ASM357369v1, whole genome shotgun sequence:
- the LOC113272081 gene encoding uncharacterized protein LOC113272081 encodes MERCLWLKVDIFVVNLGHSKQESFKGIEENFQNKYTSWSSTSLTQAGRGTMMKYVLNSIPIYQMSTFKIPTQVLNKLTSIQRKFFWGYKSNRGLNPIGWNKVCKPKELGGMAFRYLEKLNLALLTKLAWRLLNEKNALYTQIMENKYFKKNNILHQKIEAKNGSCIWNRITNGLAIIQQHYFMEVNNGKKTKIWLDGFQVILNPPIPMNDLHRFYQDVKELLLPNLNSWNVDLLKKLFDQTSSQQIQGIFMDLIKEDVMIWSPCRDGKFTVKSA; translated from the coding sequence ATGGAAAGATGCCTGTGGCTAAAAGTCGATATTTTTGTAGTGAACCTTGGTCATTCTAAACAAGAATCCTTTAAAGGTATTGAAGAGAACTTTCAAAACAAATACACTTCTTGGTCTTCTACTTCTCTTACTCAAGCAGGCAGGGGGACTATGATGAAGTATGTACTCAACTCTATCCCAATTTATCAAATGAGCACTTTCAAGATACCTACACAGGTTCTCAACAAGCTTACTTCCATTCAAAGGAAATTTTTTTGGGGATACAAATCCAACAGAGGCTTAAACCCCATTGGATGGaacaaagtttgtaaacctaAGGAATTAGGTGGTATGGCTTTCAGATATTTGGAGAAGCTAAACTTGGCTCTACTTACAAAACTTGCATGGAGATTACTTAATGAAAAGAATGCTCTCTATACTCAAATAATGGAAAACAAGTACTTCAAAAAGAACAATATTTTGCATCAAAAGATTGAAGCAAAAAATGGTTCTTGTATCTGGAATAGGATTACTAATGGTCTAGCTATTATTCAACAACATTACTTCATGGAAGTCAATAACGGGAAAAAGACTAAGATATGGCTGGATGGATTCCAGGTAATCCTCAACCCCCCAATTCCAATGAATGACCTTCACAGATTTTATCAAGATGTAAAAGAGTTACTTCTGCCTAACTTAAACTCTTGGAATGTGGATCTTCTTAAAAAGTTGTTTGATCAAACTAGTTCTCAGCAAAtacaaggaattttcatggatttaaTTAAAGAGGATGTTATGATCTGGAGCCCATGTAGAGATGGTAAATTCACAGTCAAAAGTGCTTAG